From one Passer domesticus isolate bPasDom1 chromosome 15, bPasDom1.hap1, whole genome shotgun sequence genomic stretch:
- the DAGLB gene encoding diacylglycerol lipase-beta, with translation MPGLVLFGRRWAIGSDDFVLPGAFELFVRLVWWIGIFVLYTVHKGQFSCPGGGLLHSYLLGLIILLASIICALCALVYVSMQGTISNPGPRKSLPKILYTRLLLYFPEFIWAVVGAVWVSDNSVQCEKTVINGVIGTVIASWIIIIFTVVGVVIVFDPLGGKKTFYLPDGVSRNLESSQSGQLLYNVKSSATRVWEKRIRLLCCCIVQDDDHRVAFTSIAELFRSYFSDTDLVPSDIAAGLILLHQEQDKMENCPKEPEEVLCHSPSSLVTDDLDAELENAAHYMLFAAAAYGWPYYVYTNPYTALCKLNGDCCRNRPTDSDITGSDRHNFHFGSILKITGLQYRDFIHISFHNKIYEIPFFVALDHKKEAIVVAVRGTLSFEDILTDLSADCEDLTLEEVLENGFVHKGITQAANYIYRKLINDGILNQAFTIAPEYKLVIVGHSLGGGTASILAIMLRNSFPTLRCYAFSPPGGLLSKSLADYTKHFIVSVIVGKDLVARLSMPNMEDLKRRIVRIVANCNRPKYQILLRGCWYEVFGGDPDDFPTELDGRSQDALSQPLLAEESLMVHRSPSYNALEEEPRLNSPPQYPHLYLPGKIIHVVEEGSSRRLCSSDIKYTARWSNETVFSSILISPKMITDHMPDVVLKALNSLSQEHGSCLSCQTRDYNPSAV, from the exons ATGCCGGGGCTCGTGCTCTTCGGCCGGCGCTGGGCCATCGGCAGCGACGACTTCGTGCTCCCGGGGGCCTTCGAGCTGTTCGTCAGGCTGGTGTG GTGGATCGGGATTTTTGTCCTTTACACGGTTCACAAGGGGCAGTTCAGCTGTCCCGGGGGAGGATTGCTGCACAGCTACCTGCTCGGCCTCATCATTCTTCTGGCTTCCATAATATGTGCGTTATGTGCTCTTGTGTACGTCAGTATGCAAG GAACAATTTCTAATCCAGGCCCAAGAAAATCTCTTCCCAAAATACTTTATACTCGCCTGCTTCTCTATTTCCCTGAATTCATCTGGGCTGTTGTAGGAGCTGTGTGGGTGTCAGACAACAGCGTGCAGTGTGAGAAGACTGTGATAAATGGTGTCATTGGGACAGTTATTGCAAG CTGGATTATCATCATCTTTACCGTCGTTGGAGTTGTCATTGTCTTTGACCCCCTCGGGGGGAAGAAGACGTTCTACCTGCCCGACGGCGTGAGCCGCaacctggagagcagccagtcGGGGCAGCTGCTCTACAACGTGAAGAGCTCTGCCACCAGGGTGTGGGAGAAGAGGAtcaggctgctctgctgctgcatcGTGCAGGACGACGACCACCGGGTGGCCTTCACCAGCATCGCCGAGCTCTTCCGCAGCTACTTCTCA GACACTGATCTGGTGCCAAGTGACATAGCAGCTGGTTTGATTCTGCTCCATCAAGAGCAAGATAAAATGGAAAATTGCCCCAAAGAGCCTGAAGAAGTCCTGTGTCATTCTCCATCATCTCTCGTG ACTGATGATTTGGATGCTGAGCTGGAGAATGCTGCTCACTACATGCTGTTTGCAGCAGCTGCCTATGGCTGGCCCTACTACGTGTACACCAACCCATATACTGCACTCTGTAAGCTCAATGGTGACTG TTGCAGAAACAGACCAACAGATTCTGATATAACGGGCAGTGATCGTCATAACTTTCACTTTGGATCCATCCTAAAAATAACAGGACTGCAGTACAGAGACTTCATTCATATCAGTTTTCATAACAAG ATCTATGAGATTCcattttttgttgctttggatCACAAAAAAGAAGCTATTGTGGTCGCTGTGAGAGGAACCTTGTCTTTTGAG GACATTCTCACTGACCTGTCAGCAGACTGCGAGGACCTGACACTGGAGGAGGTTCTGGAGAATGGGTTTGTGCATAAG GGAATAACTCAAGCTGCAAATTACATCTATCGAAAGCTAATAAATGATGGAATTTTAAACCAGGCTTTCACAATTGCCCCA GAATACAAACTTGTGATAGTTGGTCACAGTTTGGGGGGTGGGACAGCGTCTATCCTGGCCATCATGCTCAGGAACTCCTTCCCCACGCTGAGGTGTTACGCCTTCTCTCCCCCTGGAGGGCTCCTAAG cAAATCACTTGCAGATTACACTAAGCACTTCATTGTTTCAGTCattgttggaaaagaccttgttGCAAG GTTAAGTATGCCCAACATGGAGGATTTAAAGAGAAGAATAGTGAGAATTGTGGCAAACTGCAACAGGCCCAAG TACCAGATTTTGCTGCGGGGCTGTTGGTACGAGGTGTTCGGAGGAGATCCTGATGATTTCCCCACAGAGCTGGATGGGAGGAGCCAGGATGCCCTgagccagcccctcctggccgAGGAGAGTTTAATGGTTCATCGGTCGCCTTCCTACAACGCCCTCGAGGAGGAGCCACGCCTGAATTCACCCCCCCAGTATCCTCACCTGTATCTGCCTGGAAAGATTATCCACGTTGTTGAAGAAGGCAGCTCTAGGAG GCTGTGTTCTTCAGATATTAAATACACGGCAAGGTGGTCAAACGAAACCGTCTTCAGCAGCATTTTAATAAGTCCCAAGATGATCACAGACCACATGCCAGATGTTGTGCTCAAAGCTCTGAACAGTTTGTCTCAGGAACATGGATCGTGTCTGTCTTGTCAAACACGAGACTACAACCCCAGTGCAGTATAA